In gamma proteobacterium HIMB55, the genomic stretch AATCCATTGGAGCGGCAGGGCTACGCCTTTGTGGCTGACGCCTGCGCCGACGCCGGCATCGACGGCTTGATCACTGTTGATTTACCACCGGAAGAAGTGTCGGCAATGAACGCCGAGCTTCAGCGTCGTGAGCTCGATAATATTTTCCTGATATCGCCGACAACGAGCGATGAACGCGTCGCTACGATTACCGAACAGGCGAGCGGCTTCATTTATTACGTCGCGCTTAAAGGTGTCACGGGCGCAGGCCATCTTGACACTGAAGCAGTAGAAACCCACCTATCGCTTATTCGCGGTCACACAGATCTGCCTGTGGCCGTTGGTTTTGGTATCAAGGACGCGGAGACTGCTGCTACGGTTGCGGGTTGTGCTGATGCAGTTGTCGTGGGTAGCGCCTTGGTGGATTGCGTTGCTGCGGATTTCGCATCCAACGGCAACGCAGCAACTGCAATCGAAACGGCAAATTCATTGATCTCAACGATAAGAACTGGCGTAAATTTGGCAACTTCCAAGTAAAACCGTCATCGACGTATACTGCGCGCTGAGTCGAGCAGGGGGCTTAAATGAGTTGGATCGATAAGATTATTCCGTCTGGTGTTAGGAAGACGGAAACCGAAAAGCGCGCGAATGTTCCGGAAGGGCTTTGGCGGAAATGTCCCAAGTGCGATTCCGTGCTGTATCGTCCGGATCTAGAGCGTAACGCCGAAGTATGCCCGAAGTGTGATCACCACATGCGTGTCACGGCGCGACGTCGCCTTGACCTTTTTCTCGATGAATTGGGCCGAACTGAGCTCTTTCCCGAGTTAGAAACGATTGATCGACTCAAGTTTAAAGATAAGAAACGCTATCGTGACCGTCTTACGACGGCTCAAAAGAGCACGGGTGAGAAGGACGCGATCATTGCGTACAGAGGGACACTTCACGGCCTCGATGTCGTGGCGGTTGCCTTTGAGTTTAATTTTCATGGCGGTTCCATGGGCTATGCGGTTGGCGAAAAGTTCACCCGTGCTGCAGGCGTTGCCCTTGAAAACGGTATACCTCTCATCTGTTTTGCTGCCTCTGGCGGTGCTCGCATGCAGGAAGCCCTTATCTCGTTGATGCAAATGGCGAAAACATCGGCAGTCATCGAGCGTTTAAAGGCTGCGGGAGTGCCTTATGTATCGGTCATGACTGACCCCATCTACGGCGGCGTATCAGCATCGCTTGCACTGTTGGGCGATATCAATGTTGCAGAGCCCGACGCGCGAGCA encodes the following:
- a CDS encoding tryptophan synthase, alpha chain (PFAM: Tryptophan synthase alpha chain~TIGRFAM: tryptophan synthase, alpha subunit), with product MSRLGPLFEQLKSEGRRAVIPYLVAGDPNEGLTVPLMHALVDAGADIIEVGVPFSDPMSEGPTIQKGHERALEGGTSLKSTLALVEEFRRSNATTPLVLMGYANPLERQGYAFVADACADAGIDGLITVDLPPEEVSAMNAELQRRELDNIFLISPTTSDERVATITEQASGFIYYVALKGVTGAGHLDTEAVETHLSLIRGHTDLPVAVGFGIKDAETAATVAGCADAVVVGSALVDCVAADFASNGNAATAIETANSLISTIRTGVNLATSK
- a CDS encoding acetyl-CoA carboxylase, carboxyl transferase, beta subunit (PFAM: Carboxyl transferase domain~TIGRFAM: acetyl-CoA carboxylase, carboxyl transferase, beta subunit) — its product is MSWIDKIIPSGVRKTETEKRANVPEGLWRKCPKCDSVLYRPDLERNAEVCPKCDHHMRVTARRRLDLFLDELGRTELFPELETIDRLKFKDKKRYRDRLTTAQKSTGEKDAIIAYRGTLHGLDVVAVAFEFNFHGGSMGYAVGEKFTRAAGVALENGIPLICFAASGGARMQEALISLMQMAKTSAVIERLKAAGVPYVSVMTDPIYGGVSASLALLGDINVAEPDARAGFAGPNIIEQTIRQKLPRGFQRSEFLLEHGAIDMIIPRAEMRDTLARVLSKFTNTALAS